A part of Oncorhynchus masou masou isolate Uvic2021 chromosome 30, UVic_Omas_1.1, whole genome shotgun sequence genomic DNA contains:
- the LOC135522362 gene encoding V-set and immunoglobulin domain-containing protein 10-like — protein MSSDQFGVHKWHILKLILLIFMIGDVNCDLTISTLGPSLVNTTVGSNVTLAVTISGVPDPVVTWKMGSLPVVTWTLGSSVAPDIAIIHRDVLKIETDGSLTFRNVSFVYSNTYTVEIVKSGFKTVSATFVLKVYDYIRNVSVNTEPADALEGAEKFTLQYSTLQGEADQWRWYFNSVEIQNNSHYTVGQKSLVIHQPNRNDTGPYTLVLTNPFSTVTFHRKITVLYGPDEPMLGASPSQAFFVSGDTLSLSCQAEGVPQPSTSWMFGGQTLPVSQGGSLNLTNVQISQGGIYTCVLVNVNTGAQRKKNLTVNVYESPTASPLCSVNAVNGNVDLQFHCRWPGGTPEALLSFPALTNATSGAGDFNLTIPASQDLNGKMVLCRANHPLRQTWCNITATGPAKFLPMVLTTVDREGKIVVTIHCNSQATPKAMVTWSKGTELLANGLQYQISVDTAQLNIHDFNTSTAQLYTYTCNCSNPLGNNGKKTQLLGPTISDSSLFPNQNGTIVTMTWEVPPTSVITGFDIQMSGPDLLTVTKNGSRRKRAIEGFRSIQQRPGSSRSTDISVLDPKSTYYFRVIPIAGRTQGEPSAVQRIGPGGLSRPQIIGLAVGIPCGLLFLLLLIGLIYLCVYCCRKKRQQNRYPVPRAVEKVVSTQPDVNTPNHLLTGGLKPLPDYNRITLQAAPAEQSIPLPTFVAPPPVRTATIV, from the exons ATGTCCTCGGACCAGTTTGGTGTCCACAAATGGCACATTTTAAAGTTAATTCTATTGATATTTATGATTGGAG ATGTAAACTGTGATTTGACCATCTCTACCCTGGGACCCTCACTGGTCAACACCACTGTTGGCAGCAATGTGACTCTGGCAGTGACCATCAGTGGTGTACCTGACCCTGTGGTCACATGGAAGATGGGAAGTTTACCTGTGGTTACCTGGACCCTTGGCTCCAGTGTTGCACCAGACATAGCCATCATTCACCGTGATGTGCTGAAGATTGAGACCGATGGCTCCCTCACCTTCCGAAATGTGTCATTTGTCTACAGTAACACCTACACTGTGGAGATAGTCAAGTCTGGATTCAAAACTGTCTCAGCCACATTTGTGCTGAAGGTCTATG ACTACATCCGGAACGTGTCTGTGAACACAGAGCCTGCCGATGCCTTAGAGGGAGCCGAAAAGTTCACTTTGCAGTACAGCACACTGCAGGGTGAGGCCGACCAGTGGAGGTGGTACTTTAACAGTGTGGAGATACAGAACAACTCTCACTACACAGTGGGCCAGAAGAGCCTGGTCATCCATCAGCCCAACCGGAACGACACAGGACCTTACACCTTGGTCCTGACCAACCCTTTCAGCACTGTCACATTTCATAGGAAAATAACTGTTCTCT ATGGACCAGACGAGCCCATGCTTGGAGCCAGTCCGTCCCAGGCCTTCTTTGTTTCTGgagataccctctctctctcctgtcaggccGAGGGGGTTCCCCAACCCTCCACCTCCTGGATGTTTGGGGGTCAGACCCTGCCCGTTTCCCAAGGAGGAAGTCTCAATCTGACCAATGTCCAAATTAGCCAGGGGGGCATATACACCTGTGTGCTGGTCAATGTGAACACTGGAGCGCAGCGCAAGAAGAACTTGACAGTCAACGTTTATG AGAGCCCAACAGCCAGCCCACTGTGCTCAGTCAATGCAGTGAACGGAAATGTCGACCTGCAGTTCCACTGCCGATGGCCAGGAGGCACCCCAGAAGCTCTGCTGTCCTTTCCTGCCTTGACTAACGCCACCAGCGGTGCTGGAGACTTCAATCTGACCATACCTGCCTCTCAGGACCTCAATGGGAAAATGGTCCTCTGTAGGGCCAATCACCCCCTCCGTCAGACATGGTGCAATATTACTGCCA CTGGTCCTGCAAAGTTTTTACCGATGGTCTTGACCACAGTGGACCGAGAGGGTAAAATAGTGGTCACCATCCACTGCAACAGCCAGGCCACGCCCAAGGCTATGGTCACATGGTCCAAAGGTACCGAGCTCTTAGCCAATGGCTTGCAGTACCAGATCAGCGTGGACACTGCGCAGCTCAACATCCATGATTTTAACACCAGCACCGCTCAGCTCTACACTTACACCTGTAACTGTAGCAACCCACTGGGCAACAATGGAAAAAAGACTCAGTTACTGG GCCCCACCATCTCAGATTCCAGTCTTTTTCCTAATCAAAATGGAACCATCGTCACAATGACCTGGGAGGTCCCTCCCACCTCTGTGATTACAG GCTTTGACATTCAGATGAGCGGACCAGACCTCCTAACTGTCACTAAAAATGGCAGCCGAAGGAAAAGAGCCATAGAGGGATTCCGGAGCATTCAGCAGAGGCCCGGTTCCTCCCGGAGCACTGATATCTCTGTTCTGGATCCCAAATCCACATACTACTTCCGGGTCATCCCCATTGCTGGCCGAACTCAGGGGGAACCATCAGCGGTGCAGAGAATTGGACCCG GTGGTCTGAGCAGACCACAGATTATAGGCCTCGCTGTCGGGATCCCCTgtggcctcctcttcctcctcctcctcatcggCCTCATATACCTCTGTGTCTACTGCTGCAGGAAGAAAC GTCAACAGAACAGATATCCTGTGCCCAGAGCAGTAGAGAAG GTGGTGTCAACCCAACCAGACGTAAACACTCCCAACCACCTGCTGACTGGAGGACTCAAACCACTGCCTGATTACAACAGAATTACATTGCAAGCG GCTCCAGCTGAGCAGTCAATCCCTCTCCCCACGTTTGTCGCTCCTCCCCCTGTGAGAACTGCCACAATTGTGTAA
- the LOC135522364 gene encoding electron transfer flavoprotein subunit beta-like isoform X2 — MNPFCEIAVEEAVKLKEKKFIKEVVAVSCGPTQVTETIRTALAMGCDRGIHVEVSGKDYEAMGPLQIAKIFASLAKKEEASLVILGKQAIDDDCNQTGQMTAALLDWPQGTFASEVTIDGENVKVVREIDGGLETIKISMPAVLTADLRLNTPRYATLPNIMKAKKKKIANMKPSDLGVDMVSRVEVLRVDEPPTRLAGVKVETVDDLVAKLKANGTI, encoded by the exons atGAACCCCTTCTGTGAGATCGCTGTAGAGGAGGCCGTCAAACTCAAGGAGAAGAAATTCATCAAAGAGGTGGTGGCCGTCAGCTGTGGGCCCACGCAAGTAACG gagaccaTCCGTACTGCACTGGCCATGGGGTGTGACCGCGGCATCCACGTGGAGGTCTCAGGAAAAGACTACGAGGCCATGGGACCCCTGCAGATCGCCAAGATATTTGCTTCCCTAGCCAAGAAGGAGGAGGCCTCACTCGTCATCCTGGGCAAACAG GCTATTGACGATGACTGTAACCAGACAGGTCAGATGACGGCAGCCTTGTTAGACTGGCCTCAG GGCACATTTGCCTCTGAGGTGACCATCGATGGGGAAAATGTGAAGGTGGTGAGGGAAATCGATGGTGGTCTAGAGACCATCAAGATTAGCATGCCAGCTGTCCTCACAGCAGACCTTCGACTCAACACCCCCAGATACGCCACCCTGCCCAACATCATG aaagccaagaagaaaaagatAGCCAACATGAAACCATCAGACCTGGGGGTGGACATGGTGTCGCGAGTGGAGGTGTTGAGGGTGGACGAGCCCCCAACGAGACTGGCTGGAGTGAAGGTGGAGACGGTGGATGACCTGGTCGCCAAACTCAAGGCTAACGGAACAATCTAG
- the LOC135522364 gene encoding electron transfer flavoprotein subunit beta-like isoform X1, which translates to MSRVLVGVKRVIDYAVKIRVKPDHSGVVTDGVKHSMNPFCEIAVEEAVKLKEKKFIKEVVAVSCGPTQVTETIRTALAMGCDRGIHVEVSGKDYEAMGPLQIAKIFASLAKKEEASLVILGKQAIDDDCNQTGQMTAALLDWPQGTFASEVTIDGENVKVVREIDGGLETIKISMPAVLTADLRLNTPRYATLPNIMKAKKKKIANMKPSDLGVDMVSRVEVLRVDEPPTRLAGVKVETVDDLVAKLKANGTI; encoded by the exons ATGTCGCGGGTTCTTGTTGGAGTTAAACGTGTAATTGATTATGCTGTCAAG ATCCGCGTGAAGCCCGACCACAGCGGTGTggtgacagatggcgtcaagcactccatGAACCCCTTCTGTGAGATCGCTGTAGAGGAGGCCGTCAAACTCAAGGAGAAGAAATTCATCAAAGAGGTGGTGGCCGTCAGCTGTGGGCCCACGCAAGTAACG gagaccaTCCGTACTGCACTGGCCATGGGGTGTGACCGCGGCATCCACGTGGAGGTCTCAGGAAAAGACTACGAGGCCATGGGACCCCTGCAGATCGCCAAGATATTTGCTTCCCTAGCCAAGAAGGAGGAGGCCTCACTCGTCATCCTGGGCAAACAG GCTATTGACGATGACTGTAACCAGACAGGTCAGATGACGGCAGCCTTGTTAGACTGGCCTCAG GGCACATTTGCCTCTGAGGTGACCATCGATGGGGAAAATGTGAAGGTGGTGAGGGAAATCGATGGTGGTCTAGAGACCATCAAGATTAGCATGCCAGCTGTCCTCACAGCAGACCTTCGACTCAACACCCCCAGATACGCCACCCTGCCCAACATCATG aaagccaagaagaaaaagatAGCCAACATGAAACCATCAGACCTGGGGGTGGACATGGTGTCGCGAGTGGAGGTGTTGAGGGTGGACGAGCCCCCAACGAGACTGGCTGGAGTGAAGGTGGAGACGGTGGATGACCTGGTCGCCAAACTCAAGGCTAACGGAACAATCTAG
- the LOC135522361 gene encoding lens fiber membrane intrinsic protein-like encodes MHSFMGGGLFCAIVGNILLVVSTATDYWMQYRLSGSFAHQGLWRYCMSGKCYMQTDSIAYWNATRAFMILSAMSCFAGIIAGILSFAHFSAFERFNRSFAAGIMFFVSTLFVLLAMAIYTGVTVNFLGKRFGDWRFSWSYILGWVALLMTFFAGIFYMCAYRMHECRRVVGPR; translated from the exons ATGCACAGCTTTATGGGAGGGGGCCTGTTCTGCGCCATAGTGGGGAACATCCTGCTGGTGGTCTCAACTGCGACAGACTACTGGATGCAGTACCGCCTGTCGGGCAGCTTCGCCCACCAGGGCCTGTGGAGGTATTGCATGTCGGGCAAGTgctacatgcagacagacagcatcG cctactgGAATGCCACCCGTGCCTTCATGATCCTGTCGGCCATGTCTTGCTTTGCCGGCATCATCGCAGGCATTCTCTCCTTCGCCCATTTCTCCGCCTTCGAGAGGTTCAACCGCTCCTTCGCTGCAGGGATCATGTTCTTTGTCTCCA CTCTATTTGTTCTGCTTGCAATGGCCATCTACACTGGAGTGACGGTGAACTTCCTGGGGAAGCGATTCGGTGACTGGCGCTTCTCTTGGTCCTACATACTGGGCTGGGTGGCACTGCTCATGACCTTCTTTGCag GAATATTTTACATGTGTGCCTACAGAATGCATGAATGCAGGAGAGTGGTGGGCCCACGCTAA